A stretch of the Candidatus Methylopumilus planktonicus genome encodes the following:
- a CDS encoding beta-ketoacyl-ACP synthase III, with protein sequence MIYSKITGTGSYLPEKILSNLDLEKMFETTDEWITTRTGIKERHIVSAHQYTSDLAVEASKQAIEASGIDSNKIDLIIVATTTPDKIFPSTACIVQTKLGLSLCPAFDIQAVCSGFVYALSVADKFIKTGSAKCVLVIGADTMSRITDYSDRSNAILWGDGGGAVILEASDQPGILSTHIHADGSYEKLLHVPSGVSHQKGKSTIEMQGNQVFKIAVNTLDSIVDETLEMNQLDKSDIDWLVPHQANIRILEATAKKLNMSMDRVIVTIDRHGNTSAASIPLALDTAIREHKIKRGETLLMEAFGGGFTWGSALIKY encoded by the coding sequence ATGATTTATTCAAAAATCACGGGGACAGGAAGTTACCTACCCGAAAAAATACTAAGTAATCTTGATCTTGAAAAAATGTTTGAGACGACGGACGAATGGATTACAACAAGAACAGGTATTAAAGAAAGACATATTGTGTCAGCGCATCAATATACAAGCGATTTGGCGGTAGAGGCATCTAAACAAGCAATAGAAGCTTCTGGTATTGATTCAAATAAAATTGACCTCATTATTGTCGCGACAACTACCCCTGATAAAATATTTCCAAGTACAGCTTGCATCGTTCAGACCAAGCTTGGTTTGTCTTTATGCCCAGCATTTGATATACAAGCGGTATGTAGTGGTTTTGTATATGCGCTATCTGTTGCAGACAAATTCATTAAAACAGGTTCAGCAAAATGTGTGTTAGTGATTGGTGCTGACACCATGTCTCGCATTACAGACTATTCAGATCGAAGCAATGCTATTCTTTGGGGTGATGGTGGGGGTGCTGTTATTCTAGAAGCGTCAGATCAGCCAGGTATCTTATCTACTCACATTCATGCAGATGGTTCATATGAAAAATTACTCCATGTCCCCAGTGGCGTATCTCATCAAAAGGGTAAATCCACTATTGAAATGCAAGGTAATCAAGTATTTAAAATAGCAGTGAATACATTAGATTCGATTGTGGATGAAACGCTTGAAATGAATCAATTAGATAAGTCAGATATTGATTGGCTTGTTCCCCACCAAGCCAATATTAGAATTTTAGAAGCAACTGCTAAAAAATTAAATATGAGTATGGATCGTGTCATTGTTACTATCGACAGGCATGGTAATACTTCAGCTGCTTCAATACCCTTGGCTCTTGATACAGCGATTCGTGAGCATAAAATAAAAAGAGGGGAAACACTGTTAATGGAGGCTTTTGGTGGCGGATTTACCTGGGGATCTGCTTTAATTAAGTATTAA
- the fabD gene encoding ACP S-malonyltransferase, whose protein sequence is MNNFSFIFPGQGSQAVGMMADFNDHPLIRSTFNEASQILNVDFWKMATEPNEGIHQTIHTQPILLTAGIATWRVWQSKTDRLPSFLAGHSLGEYTALVASNAMEFKDALMLVKYRAEIMQKAVPDGVGAMAAILGMPDSDVMDTCKEARENEVVEAVNFNSPGQVVIAGNILAVARAIDIAKTKGAKRAILLPVSVPSHCSLMQKASEELKEYLTNITIKKPNIPVIHNVDVMEHHDANEIKDALSKQLCHPVRWVDTIEKIALNKISDIAECGPGKVLTGLTKRISAELKGAALINEGAIDEFKALIQ, encoded by the coding sequence ATGAATAATTTTTCTTTTATTTTTCCAGGTCAAGGCTCTCAAGCTGTCGGCATGATGGCAGATTTTAATGACCACCCATTGATTAGATCAACCTTCAATGAAGCGTCTCAAATTCTTAATGTTGATTTTTGGAAAATGGCCACTGAGCCTAATGAAGGAATACATCAAACAATTCATACGCAACCTATACTTCTTACAGCAGGCATAGCTACATGGCGCGTCTGGCAATCTAAAACAGATCGCCTTCCAAGTTTTCTAGCAGGGCACAGTTTGGGCGAATATACCGCACTTGTTGCCTCAAATGCGATGGAATTTAAGGATGCTTTAATGCTTGTTAAATATAGAGCAGAAATCATGCAAAAAGCTGTTCCGGACGGTGTGGGTGCTATGGCTGCTATTCTAGGTATGCCTGACTCGGATGTGATGGATACATGCAAGGAAGCTCGAGAAAATGAAGTGGTCGAAGCAGTCAATTTTAACTCACCAGGGCAGGTTGTGATTGCTGGTAATATTTTAGCAGTAGCGCGGGCTATTGACATAGCAAAAACAAAAGGCGCTAAGCGAGCTATTCTCCTTCCCGTGAGCGTTCCTTCTCACTGCTCTCTTATGCAGAAAGCTTCTGAAGAATTAAAAGAATATTTAACCAATATTACAATTAAAAAGCCAAATATTCCTGTAATCCATAATGTGGATGTCATGGAACATCATGATGCAAATGAAATTAAAGACGCGCTTTCAAAACAACTCTGTCATCCAGTAAGATGGGTTGATACTATCGAAAAAATAGCATTGAATAAAATTAGTGATATTGCAGAATGCGGCCCAGGTAAAGTGCTTACAGGTCTCACCAAGCGTATCTCGGCTGAATTAAAAGGCGCTGCTCTTATCAATGAAGGGGCTATAGATGAATTTAAAGCACTTATACAGTAA
- the fabG gene encoding 3-oxoacyl-ACP reductase FabG, producing MFINLENQVALVTGASRGIGQSIALSLGKQKAYVIGTATTEDGAQKISTFLKEQNILGKGIKLDVNNNEAILQTVDGIIKEHGDITILVNNAGITKDMLLMRMKEEEWDDVMSTNLKSIFRMSQALIRSMMKSRYGRIINITSVVGHMGNAGQTNYAAAKAGVTGFTKSLAKEIGSRGITVNCVAPGFIDTDMTKGLSEEQKKQLLDHVPLGRLGSPEDIGAAVCFLASKEASYITGETLHVNGGMLMI from the coding sequence ATGTTTATTAATCTTGAAAATCAAGTTGCACTAGTCACAGGCGCTAGCCGTGGTATCGGGCAATCAATTGCTTTAAGTTTAGGAAAACAAAAAGCTTACGTGATTGGAACAGCAACAACAGAAGATGGCGCTCAAAAAATTTCAACATTCCTTAAAGAACAAAATATTTTAGGTAAGGGTATTAAATTAGATGTAAATAATAATGAAGCTATCTTACAAACGGTAGATGGCATTATTAAAGAGCATGGGGATATTACAATTCTTGTGAATAACGCCGGCATTACGAAAGACATGTTACTCATGCGCATGAAAGAAGAAGAGTGGGATGATGTCATGTCGACTAATTTAAAATCTATTTTCCGTATGAGTCAGGCCCTCATTCGCAGCATGATGAAAAGTCGCTACGGTAGAATTATTAATATCACTTCTGTAGTAGGTCATATGGGTAATGCAGGTCAAACAAATTATGCTGCCGCAAAAGCTGGTGTGACTGGATTCACAAAATCCTTAGCTAAAGAAATTGGTAGTCGAGGTATAACTGTTAATTGTGTTGCTCCTGGGTTTATCGATACAGATATGACAAAAGGATTGTCTGAAGAACAAAAAAAGCAACTTCTTGATCACGTGCCACTGGGAAGGCTAGGAAGTCCTGAGGATATTGGCGCTGCGGTATGCTTTTTAGCTTCAAAAGAAGCGTCTTATATTACAGGTGAGACACTTCATGTCAATGGTGGAATGCTAATGATTTAA
- the acpP gene encoding acyl carrier protein — protein sequence MSDIEQRVKKIVAEQLGTKEADVKNTSSFVDDLGADSLDTVELVMALEEEFDCEIPDEEAEKITTVQQAFDYINKNLK from the coding sequence ATGTCTGACATTGAACAACGTGTAAAAAAAATTGTTGCAGAACAACTTGGCACTAAAGAAGCTGATGTAAAAAATACATCATCATTTGTAGATGATTTAGGTGCTGATTCACTTGATACAGTTGAACTCGTAATGGCTTTAGAAGAAGAGTTTGATTGTGAAATTCCTGACGAAGAAGCTGAAAAGATTACCACTGTTCAGCAAGCTTTTGATTATATCAACAAAAATCTAAAATAA
- the fabF gene encoding beta-ketoacyl-ACP synthase II: MSKRRVVVTGLGLITPVGIGVAESWANIINGQSGIGKITKFDCSSFPSQVAGEVKNFDPLAYIPPKDARRMDTFIQFGIAAGIEAFKDSGIEVNDSNSERIGVSVGSGIGGINLIEATGEVFDEGGVRKVSPFFIPGTIINMISGNLSIMLNLKGPNVSIVTACTTGTHSIGDAARIIEYGDADVMLAGGSESAITELSVAGFSSAKALSSRNDDPKTASRPWDKDRDGFVIGEGAGVMVLEEYEHAKQRGAKIYAELSGYGMSADAYHITAPNMDGPRRSIMNALKNAHVNTDNVQYINAHGTSTPLGDLNETNAIKASFGNYAKKLVVNSTKSMTGHLLGGAGGIESIFTVLAIHNQISPPTINIFNQDPECDLDYCANEARPMKIEVALKNNFGFGGTNGSLVFKRI; this comes from the coding sequence ATGTCGAAGAGAAGAGTTGTAGTCACCGGTTTAGGTTTGATTACTCCTGTTGGTATAGGAGTAGCAGAATCTTGGGCTAATATCATTAATGGCCAATCGGGCATAGGTAAAATTACCAAGTTTGACTGCTCATCATTTCCTTCGCAAGTTGCAGGTGAAGTCAAAAATTTCGACCCGCTTGCGTACATTCCTCCTAAAGATGCAAGACGTATGGATACCTTTATTCAATTCGGTATCGCAGCAGGCATAGAAGCATTTAAAGATTCTGGGATTGAAGTTAATGACAGTAATAGTGAGCGCATTGGCGTATCAGTTGGGTCTGGTATTGGTGGTATTAATTTGATTGAAGCTACCGGTGAAGTTTTTGATGAAGGAGGTGTCCGAAAGGTGTCACCATTTTTTATTCCAGGCACGATTATCAATATGATCTCCGGTAATCTTTCTATTATGCTTAATTTAAAAGGTCCTAATGTATCTATTGTGACTGCATGTACAACAGGGACTCATTCGATAGGTGATGCAGCACGCATAATTGAATATGGCGACGCAGATGTGATGTTGGCTGGTGGTTCAGAGTCTGCTATTACCGAACTATCAGTTGCTGGATTTTCTTCAGCTAAAGCACTTTCTTCACGCAATGATGATCCAAAAACAGCAAGTCGTCCATGGGACAAGGATCGTGATGGTTTTGTTATTGGCGAAGGCGCTGGAGTCATGGTGCTAGAGGAATATGAGCATGCAAAACAAAGAGGCGCTAAAATTTACGCAGAGCTTTCAGGCTATGGCATGAGTGCTGATGCGTATCATATTACCGCACCCAATATGGACGGACCAAGACGCTCTATTATGAATGCATTGAAAAATGCACATGTGAATACAGATAATGTGCAATACATTAATGCACATGGCACTTCGACTCCTCTTGGCGACCTGAACGAAACTAATGCTATTAAAGCTTCATTTGGAAATTACGCAAAAAAGCTTGTTGTCAATTCTACAAAGTCAATGACAGGCCATTTATTAGGTGGGGCAGGCGGTATTGAATCTATATTCACTGTGCTAGCTATTCACAATCAGATTTCGCCACCCACTATTAATATTTTTAACCAAGATCCTGAATGTGATCTTGATTATTGTGCCAATGAAGCAAGACCAATGAAAATTGAGGTTGCACTCAAAAATAACTTCGGCTTTGGCGGCACTAACGGAAGCCTTGTATTTAAAAGGATATAG
- the pabC gene encoding aminodeoxychorismate lyase, whose product MSKQFLINGKFKNISPFDRAFQYGDGIFRTFVVENKKPRHWKYHYKKIVEDCLAIKIKPPKEKELLSDIHSLFKTNKKAVGKIIISRGISERGYKFNKDILHNRFLIKTKMPSYPKASFKSGVNLFVCKHKLNPSILSGVKHLNRLENIVARQEWTSDQYAEGILLDHDGHVIECISSNIFMRIGKIIYTPKISHVGIKGVTRGLVIRISDQLGFKVKEVTFNLNKLLEADEVFITNSLFGVMQVKKIKNRSWQHQESASLFNQLLENLNS is encoded by the coding sequence TTGTCAAAACAATTCCTCATTAACGGTAAATTTAAGAATATAAGTCCCTTTGATCGTGCGTTTCAATATGGCGATGGTATTTTTAGAACTTTTGTGGTTGAGAATAAAAAACCTCGCCACTGGAAATATCACTATAAAAAAATAGTTGAAGATTGTCTTGCGATTAAAATCAAACCCCCAAAAGAAAAAGAATTACTTTCGGATATTCATTCTTTATTTAAAACTAATAAAAAAGCAGTAGGGAAAATTATTATCTCGAGAGGTATTAGTGAGCGAGGTTATAAATTCAATAAGGACATCCTACACAACCGTTTTTTAATTAAAACTAAAATGCCAAGCTACCCAAAGGCAAGCTTTAAGTCTGGCGTCAATCTCTTCGTATGCAAGCATAAACTTAATCCTTCTATTCTTTCTGGTGTTAAACATCTAAATCGATTAGAGAATATTGTGGCAAGGCAGGAGTGGACAAGTGATCAGTATGCTGAAGGTATTCTCCTTGATCACGATGGGCACGTCATTGAATGTATTTCAAGCAATATCTTTATGCGCATCGGTAAAATTATTTATACCCCAAAAATTAGCCATGTTGGCATCAAGGGCGTCACAAGAGGGTTAGTCATTCGAATTTCAGATCAGTTAGGTTTTAAAGTAAAAGAAGTTACATTTAATTTAAATAAACTTTTAGAAGCTGATGAGGTCTTTATAACAAATAGTTTGTTTGGAGTAATGCAGGTTAAAAAAATTAAAAATAGATCTTGGCAGCATCAAGAATCAGCCTCACTATTTAATCAATTACTCGAGAATTTAAATTCATGA
- the mltG gene encoding endolytic transglycosylase MltG codes for MKKWLIRLMIIFIPLLAWIIHFLVTPLHINKSDLAIEIEPGSSLKAIAFQLVDEKILNEPWRFVLLSKALGQSTKLRPGNYNLNPNITPYQLLKSFVEGRATEGSITFIEGQDFNSMLDKIKANDNIKKTMKLYDTKAIASAVGIPYESVEGQFFPDTYYFSRNTSDIEILKRAYKAMQKKLDYEWARRAEEVPYKNSYEALTMASIIEKETGKSIEANLISGVFIHRLSIKMKLQSDPTVIYGLGKKFTGDITKKDLLADTPYNTYTREGIPPAPITMPGLISIRAALHPTKTEALYFVGKGDGSHYFSTNLSEHNSAVRKYQIK; via the coding sequence ATGAAAAAATGGCTTATTCGATTAATGATTATTTTCATCCCTTTATTGGCTTGGATTATTCATTTTTTGGTAACACCGCTTCATATCAATAAGTCAGATTTAGCTATAGAAATTGAACCTGGAAGCAGTCTTAAAGCGATAGCCTTTCAACTCGTTGATGAAAAAATACTTAATGAACCATGGCGGTTTGTTCTCCTTTCTAAAGCTTTGGGTCAATCTACAAAACTAAGGCCGGGTAATTACAATCTTAATCCAAATATTACCCCTTACCAGTTGCTAAAATCATTTGTAGAAGGAAGAGCAACAGAAGGATCAATTACGTTTATTGAAGGACAAGACTTTAATTCGATGTTAGATAAAATAAAAGCTAACGATAACATTAAAAAAACAATGAAGCTTTATGATACAAAAGCTATTGCTTCTGCCGTTGGTATTCCATACGAGTCAGTTGAAGGGCAATTCTTTCCTGATACCTATTATTTCAGTAGAAATACGTCAGACATTGAGATTTTAAAAAGGGCTTATAAAGCCATGCAAAAAAAATTGGATTATGAGTGGGCCCGTCGAGCAGAAGAGGTTCCCTATAAAAATAGCTATGAAGCTCTGACGATGGCATCTATCATTGAAAAAGAGACGGGAAAATCTATAGAGGCCAATCTTATCTCAGGCGTATTTATTCATCGATTAAGTATCAAGATGAAGCTTCAAAGCGACCCCACGGTCATTTATGGACTTGGTAAGAAATTTACTGGGGATATTACAAAAAAAGATTTACTTGCAGACACACCCTATAATACTTATACAAGAGAAGGAATACCTCCAGCTCCTATTACTATGCCAGGTTTGATTTCCATTCGAGCTGCACTGCATCCTACCAAAACAGAAGCACTTTATTTTGTAGGGAAGGGTGATGGTAGCCATTATTTCTCTACCAATTTAAGTGAGCATAATAGCGCTGTTAGAAAGTATCAGATCAAATGA
- the tmk gene encoding dTMP kinase, whose amino-acid sequence MTIKGKFITFEGVDGAGKSTHIDEVISFLESKNISVKRTREPGGTKLGEKLRELLLHDEMDPETETLLMFAARRQHIAEIIKPNLDEGIFVVSDRFTDATYAYQYGGKQVAYSKIQTLEAWVHPDLKADLTLLFDLPVEISIDRLKKNRTPDKFEKESEAFFNRLRNVYLDLARQHPNRYKIINANQSIETVSHDVIEAIKTIL is encoded by the coding sequence ATGACAATTAAAGGTAAATTTATTACATTTGAAGGTGTAGATGGCGCAGGAAAAAGCACACATATAGATGAAGTTATCTCTTTCCTTGAGTCGAAAAATATTTCAGTAAAAAGAACAAGAGAGCCTGGCGGAACAAAACTTGGAGAAAAGTTGAGAGAATTACTTCTTCATGATGAAATGGATCCAGAAACAGAAACACTTCTTATGTTCGCAGCTAGAAGACAGCACATCGCAGAAATTATCAAACCAAATCTTGATGAAGGTATATTTGTAGTGTCTGATCGATTTACTGATGCAACTTATGCATATCAGTATGGTGGAAAACAAGTGGCGTACTCTAAAATTCAAACACTTGAAGCTTGGGTTCATCCCGATCTTAAGGCTGATCTTACTTTACTATTTGATTTGCCTGTCGAAATAAGTATTGATCGCTTAAAAAAGAATAGAACACCTGATAAATTTGAAAAGGAAAGTGAAGCTTTTTTTAATCGACTTAGAAATGTTTACTTAGACCTTGCAAGACAGCATCCTAATCGCTATAAAATTATTAATGCTAATCAATCTATTGAAACCGTATCTCACGATGTCATTGAGGCTATAAAAACTATCTTATGA
- a CDS encoding TatD family hydrolase: MTNFVDSHCHINFPELYQNIDDIFSKMSLNNVTHALCVSVTLDKFPDIYKIANTYPHIFASVGVHPDYENIQEPTIDELCDFAKERKVVAIGETGLDYFRVQGDLTWQRDRFRTHIKAAVQSNLPLIIHTRNAAEDTLKIMKEEGADKVGGVMHCFTESLDVALEAIKLNFYISFSGIVTFKNALELKEVVKSIPLDRILIETDSPYLAPVPYRGKMNDPSNVIYVAEEIAKLKNISIEEVGQITTNNFFRLFSKCNPSN, encoded by the coding sequence ATGACAAACTTTGTAGACTCTCACTGTCATATTAATTTTCCAGAACTCTATCAAAATATAGATGATATTTTTTCTAAAATGTCATTGAATAATGTCACGCATGCCTTATGTGTGAGTGTCACCTTAGATAAATTTCCTGATATTTATAAAATTGCCAATACCTACCCACATATTTTCGCTTCTGTAGGCGTTCATCCCGATTACGAGAATATTCAAGAGCCTACTATTGATGAATTATGCGATTTTGCTAAAGAGAGAAAAGTGGTAGCCATTGGTGAAACTGGTTTAGATTACTTTAGAGTTCAAGGTGATCTTACTTGGCAAAGAGATCGTTTTAGAACACATATCAAAGCTGCTGTTCAATCAAATCTACCCCTTATTATTCATACAAGAAATGCGGCAGAAGATACTCTGAAAATCATGAAAGAAGAGGGTGCAGATAAAGTAGGGGGCGTTATGCACTGCTTCACAGAGTCCCTTGATGTGGCGTTAGAAGCCATTAAGCTGAATTTTTATATTTCATTTTCAGGCATTGTGACATTCAAAAATGCACTTGAACTTAAGGAGGTTGTAAAATCTATTCCTCTTGACCGTATCCTTATCGAAACTGATTCGCCATATTTAGCCCCTGTACCTTACCGAGGAAAAATGAATGATCCATCCAACGTTATTTATGTAGCAGAAGAAATAGCTAAATTAAAAAATATTTCAATAGAAGAGGTAGGCCAAATTACTACAAATAATTTCTTCAGACTTTTTTCAAAATGCAACCCATCGAATTAA
- a CDS encoding MBL fold metallo-hydrolase, translated as MELTILGAGSSAGTPVVGCNCQTCMSTNPKNKRTRCSSLIKLGTGEHILIDTSPDLRFQSLRESIPRIDAVLYTHTHADHLHGIDDLRAFCQLHKIQIPIFGKKEALDHIALKFGYALIEPKGFWEMPVLKAMPIQEPFSLFNELVVPIPVMHGKLEIYGYRIGNLAYLTDVSHIPENSMKLLEGLDILLLDCLRIKEHHTHINLEQSLMFANQIKAKKTYLIHMTHDLEYESLKKELPDHIDVGYDGLKITIN; from the coding sequence ATCGAATTAACTATTCTTGGTGCCGGCTCTAGCGCTGGGACGCCAGTTGTTGGATGTAATTGCCAGACTTGCATGTCAACTAACCCCAAGAATAAACGTACGCGCTGCTCCTCACTTATTAAATTAGGAACAGGAGAGCATATTCTTATTGATACGAGCCCAGACTTACGCTTTCAATCATTAAGAGAATCTATTCCTAGAATTGATGCAGTTCTTTATACACATACGCACGCTGATCATCTTCATGGTATTGATGATTTGAGAGCTTTTTGTCAACTTCATAAAATACAAATACCTATTTTCGGAAAGAAAGAGGCACTTGATCACATTGCCTTAAAATTTGGTTATGCTTTAATTGAGCCAAAGGGTTTTTGGGAAATGCCAGTATTAAAAGCTATGCCCATTCAAGAACCATTCAGTCTTTTTAACGAGCTTGTTGTACCAATTCCTGTTATGCATGGAAAGTTAGAAATATATGGGTATCGGATAGGTAACTTAGCCTATTTGACTGACGTATCTCACATCCCTGAAAATTCAATGAAACTTTTAGAGGGGCTAGATATCTTATTGCTTGATTGTTTGCGCATAAAAGAGCATCACACACATATCAATCTTGAACAAAGTTTGATGTTTGCAAATCAAATAAAAGCAAAGAAAACATATTTGATTCATATGACACATGATTTAGAATACGAGTCACTAAAAAAAGAATTACCTGATCATATCGATGTAGGTTATGACGGGCTTAAAATCACCATTAATTAA
- the ligA gene encoding NAD-dependent DNA ligase LigA: MKPDKENIKKKIQELIEKISVFDYQYYVLDNPSISDFEYDTIFRSLVDLENVNPELIRPDSPSQRVGGKALAAFESVIHRQAMLSLNNAFEEAELMAFDKRIKDDIGIDEVEYAVEPKFDGLAITLTYEDGIFVQGATRGDGYTGENVTHNLRTIRSIPTKLNHINPPKILEVRGEVLMLKKDFELLNQKQESLGEKKFANPRNAAAGSLRQLDPRITVTRPLTFFSYGLGISEPNLNLKTHTETIQLLKKINLPISDLSTSVKGIKGLQSFYEKVLKLRDSLAYDIDGVVYKVNSFNYQNELGFVSRAPRWAIAHKFPAEEALTEILDISVQVGRTGAITPVARLKPVFVGGVTVTNATLHNEDEMIRKDVHIGDIVSVRRAGDVIPEIVRVLLDKRPKTITKFKMPAECPECSSPLVRIDDEAIIRCSGGLICPAQQKQSIIHFASRKAMDIEGLGDKSVEQLVTVGLIHGLPDIFKLELQQLVSLDRMAEKSGQNLLDAIEKSKLTSLPRFIYALGIRNVGESTAKDLAGFYGDLNEIMKQTEESLQLVPDIGPTVAKSINDFFMQTKNREVIKSLIELGVHWPKYDIKKSASGIFATKTFVLTGTLPSMSRDDAKSIIEMNGGKVAGSVSKKTDYVVAGSDAGSKLATAQELGVKIISQEELLKLII, translated from the coding sequence ATGAAGCCTGATAAAGAAAATATTAAGAAAAAAATTCAAGAGCTAATCGAAAAGATAAGCGTATTCGATTATCAATATTATGTTTTAGACAATCCTTCTATTTCAGATTTTGAATATGACACAATCTTTAGGTCACTTGTTGATTTAGAGAATGTAAATCCAGAGCTAATTCGACCTGATTCACCTTCCCAAAGGGTAGGGGGTAAGGCACTAGCTGCTTTTGAGAGTGTTATTCATCGTCAAGCAATGTTATCTCTAAATAACGCTTTCGAAGAGGCTGAGCTTATGGCTTTTGATAAGCGCATTAAAGATGATATTGGTATCGATGAAGTAGAATATGCAGTTGAGCCGAAATTTGACGGACTTGCGATCACACTCACTTATGAAGATGGTATTTTTGTTCAGGGTGCGACACGGGGTGATGGCTACACAGGGGAAAATGTCACACATAATTTAAGAACTATTCGCTCAATACCAACTAAACTCAATCATATAAATCCACCTAAAATTTTAGAAGTGAGAGGTGAGGTCTTGATGCTTAAAAAAGACTTTGAATTACTAAATCAAAAGCAGGAATCTTTAGGCGAAAAAAAATTTGCAAATCCAAGAAATGCGGCTGCAGGGAGTTTAAGGCAGCTTGATCCCAGAATAACAGTAACAAGACCACTTACATTTTTTTCCTATGGTTTGGGCATAAGCGAACCCAATTTAAATTTAAAAACTCATACGGAAACAATTCAACTTCTAAAAAAAATTAATTTACCTATTTCTGATTTATCTACAAGTGTTAAAGGTATAAAAGGCTTGCAAAGTTTTTATGAGAAGGTATTAAAGTTAAGAGACTCACTAGCCTATGACATCGATGGCGTAGTATATAAAGTTAATTCCTTTAATTATCAGAATGAGTTGGGTTTTGTATCACGCGCTCCTCGATGGGCTATCGCCCATAAATTTCCGGCCGAAGAAGCATTGACTGAAATTTTAGACATCAGTGTTCAGGTTGGTCGAACAGGGGCTATAACGCCTGTAGCGCGATTGAAACCAGTCTTCGTAGGTGGTGTAACTGTGACGAATGCAACCCTTCATAATGAGGATGAGATGATTCGCAAAGATGTTCATATTGGAGATATTGTAAGCGTTCGAAGAGCAGGGGATGTGATTCCTGAAATTGTAAGGGTGTTACTTGATAAGAGACCCAAGACAATTACGAAATTTAAAATGCCAGCAGAATGTCCGGAATGTAGCTCACCTCTTGTCAGAATTGATGATGAAGCAATCATTCGTTGTTCAGGCGGCCTAATTTGTCCTGCACAACAAAAGCAATCTATTATTCATTTTGCATCTCGAAAGGCTATGGATATCGAAGGATTGGGAGATAAATCTGTTGAACAATTAGTTACCGTAGGCCTGATTCACGGGTTACCTGATATTTTCAAATTAGAACTTCAACAATTAGTCAGTCTTGATCGTATGGCAGAAAAATCCGGTCAAAACTTATTAGATGCTATTGAAAAAAGCAAATTAACATCATTACCTCGATTTATTTATGCGCTTGGTATTAGGAATGTAGGTGAGTCTACCGCCAAAGATCTTGCTGGTTTCTATGGTGATTTAAATGAAATTATGAAACAAACGGAAGAAAGCTTACAGCTTGTGCCTGATATTGGCCCTACAGTTGCAAAATCGATAAATGATTTTTTTATGCAAACTAAAAACAGGGAAGTTATTAAATCCTTAATAGAGCTAGGCGTTCATTGGCCTAAATACGATATTAAAAAATCTGCTTCAGGAATATTTGCAACTAAAACTTTTGTGCTCACTGGAACTTTGCCTTCGATGTCACGTGACGATGCTAAATCAATCATTGAGATGAACGGGGGAAAGGTAGCAGGAAGTGTTTCTAAAAAAACTGATTATGTTGTTGCGGGATCAGATGCTGGAAGTAAGCTAGCCACGGCTCAAGAACTTGGTGTTAAAATTATTTCACAAGAAGAGCTTTTGAAACTTATAATTTAA